CAAAGAAAGTCGAAAACGTTACACCATCATGATTTGATTCTTGTTTGATatgaaaaaatttaaagcatGAAAGAGCTTAGCTATTGTTGCTGAAGACTTTGCTTAAGTTCGTAAGAGAATTTTTATAAATAGGCAATGGAGAGGCAATCTAACCTGTAGGCTTACTTAAATTTCTTCCCAAATGTTTAGGGATGATGTATTGGAGTAAGGTCCCTGGCtatgagagggggggggggggctgctcCAACCCGGTTTCAGATTCCCCAACTGCGGGCCGAGAGCGATACAACGTCAACATCCTTACAAGTCAAGTGctgatcattatcattatcattacaacATCCATCATGCAGATATACGGACGTATTTCATTATGAAAGTTATGTTCTTATAGTCTCTCCATGCTATAAGTAACTAAGTAAGAACTTTACTATCAAGCTCAAACCATACCATTTGCTGGTTACAAAGATGGAGTTTCCTATGTTTGCATTGGATACAGAGACTCTTTAAACCGTCTAACACGGTGTCTAGTAAAAGATAAACAAATCAACAGCATAAGAAGTGCCCAATTACCTACAGTTTTCACTCCTTATGCATTATGTTGAGACGATGTGAGGCACAGTTAGTCTTAATCTGTATTGTAATCTGGATTTTTACCGGATCGCTCCCCTCAAAAATCCCAGCCACTACTACCTACGCgacccaacgtctgcttggagaataccgtATCCCCACTTGATCtttaaacgccagtgggaggtggcaccaggtacaatgtacaaagataACGGTACCACCCTGCCACAATGGCAAACACGTCACACTAGGGGTTTTAGACGTGACTTGTTCAACGTTGATGTAAGTTAGTAATGACGAGCTTTTTGATAATACGTTACATCAGGATTTGATGACTGAATGCGATAAAAGTTAATATAACTAtaataagtatatatataagtataatAATTTGTATTCCCAATGACAAGTCGCATCTTACGGCATGTTCGTTACAAATACTGATACTTGAATTCCCCCAATACTAGCCTCCGGCCACTCAGTCACGTTGCGTATAACGTGACTATTGGATAGTCAcgtaactttttttctttgttaattctAATCTGTTTCATTTGTCAGGACAGATTTAATGCAATATAGACAATCTGCTTTTGGTTGTCATGAAATCAGTCAAAGGCAAGTTGGTTTCCATGGTACCcattggcaaaaacacaaaacatgcatgtaacattatgATTTAAAATAAATCAATGGATAGGCATGGGACCTTGATATCTAGCTATTCTGTGTTAAAATGAAGAGGTACCTTAATATCTAGCTATTTTGTGTTAAAGTGAAGAGTTTGCTATCGCACAGAAAACTTTCGTAGTTGTCAACGAGTCACGCCAGGTCTATTTGTAAGGTGAGTGACTCAAAGCTATAACATAACGAGGTAACAATTACTCACGGCTTTAACACGGTGGTGCAAATTTAGGTGCAACCTTGTTCTTGGGTTGTTTGCTCCACTCAGTAACTTTACACACTGTTTGCTCCACGTAGACGTGTTTGCCCAGCGCATGCGCCTTACCGTAAAAGTAGAATTTCCCCTCGACTCACGTGATGTATTACATCATGGGCAGGCCTGTCTGCCTTTGGTAGATGTTTCAACTTAACTTTTTAACACCTGCCGGAGTGAAACATATGACCTTGTCTGACCACAAAATTAGAAATACAACCATTGTAGTGATGATTGATGGATATTACTTCTCTGAAccgatcaaaaacaaacaaacagatggATATCAGCTCACCTGTTGTGCTTACGTGTCactgctgacctctgacccctagGAGGGTGTTTACCACGTACGGTGTGGACTTAACGAACGTGTGAGGTGATAAGGTTAAGGTTGGGCCATTGTGCGTTTGATGGAGGGGGATTTGCAGTAATATTAGATAATTTTGCAGTGCAAGGGATGAAGTATCAACACCTGGCAGGAAAACTGTAGTAGTTACTTGACAATTTACTACTTAGCAAAtagaatttttaagatttttgttttatttctgttaTGTAGGTTGTAGTTTACCTTAAGAAAGTCACTATTCTTATGAGTtattaattttctttatttattacAACCCCAAATATGACGATATGTTTAGAGGGACTATCTGTATAATTTGGCCCAAATGGTGCCTCGTGTTTTTACACTGAGACAATGTGAACCCCGGAGAGTGTGGACGTTACGAGCATGTGATGTGATCATAACAACACTTCACGTTTGATGGGAGGGGATCTACATCTATTGATTCTTTAAACAGGAGAGATGAAGTATCTGTACCTGTCCAAAACGTACGTGGCTATTTGGATAATGGTTTGTCGATATCTAACAGTTACTTGACAAAGAAGAACAGATGTAGTTTAGTAGGGGTAagacatatacatttgtagtaagaCATATAAACAGAATTTTTCCTCCAACTTTTCTTCTCGTCAGCCTTTGTCAGCGGTTAATTAGGCAGCTTTGCGTCCTTTCCTACcgcaaaaatcaataaattccTAAAATAGAGTCACCCGTCGTGCCGCCGTGCCCATAGTGACCTTGTGACCTCTACAACGGTGTTTACCAGGTAAATATTGAGAAGACTTTACGGCCGAACGTGAGGTTAACATCTTATACTTCTTAAAAAGAAGTAATTTCGCAACATTTTTTGCTACAAACAGAATGCTATTCAGTTCAAagaaatgttaactttttttattgcttttaataAACGGCATTATGAACAAAAGTACCATATTGGTTAGTAAAGTAGTGTATTAGTTCACCCTTTGTGCTTCTTGTCAGCCATTTCTCAACCGTTAGTTTGTCTGCCATACAGCTTTACGTCCTTTACAgccagaaaaatcaataaatgccTACTAAGTATAGTCACCATGTGCCCGTActgccttaaagtttgtattgaCCTTGTGAACTCCACAATGGTGTTTACCAGGTTCGGTGTTGACTCAGGTAAATATTGTACGGTGTTGACTCAGGTAACTATTGAGGAGACCTTACGGCCATACGTGAGGTTAATATCTCAAACAGGCGGCACATTCCATGTCTCGGGGGTTGTAGCTATAGGGCTGCTTGTGTATTAGTGCCCTTAAGAGCTTCGTGTATCGGGCCAAGTTTATAACGTTGGAGAATCTTTGTAGAGAAATTAAAATTGTGAAGCAAATAATTGTAGATAGATACTTAGATAAGAGCTCTGTGTGTCGTGCAATATAATTTATATCGCAGAAGAAACTTCTATATTAATTGTTGTTATAACTATTTCCTGTTGTAATTTAAACGGCAGTACTAGAAGTCTCTCACCACCCCTGCAGTACCGACGCTGTTCGTTAGGGTGACGAATTGCCGAGCACACAGGTTGCGGGCAAAGGTCAACTCATTGTTGAGTTctccttactgacccatgtacttattgactcgctgttgttgtttgtttgtttatttgtttatttcgatctccaagtAGAGTTTACAATGTTGTTGTTCAGCCGTCGTCGTTGTATTCGACGATGACTGAAACATCCCGCCAGATGTCAACATGTCCAACGTGGGATTTTagacttgaattttcaaattcttaatTCCATAGCCAATTATTACAAACTGTGTAATTGATAATAATATGACCATATGAGGGTGCGATCAAGTTATACCTTGTaatcgttcatttattcattcatcatcaGTGATTAGATAACTGAGATGTGATCGTAACACTGATACAGTAGTGACCCCGACACTATCCTCAACACTTTTTGCACACTTTGGCCCCAATATACAGTGCCTCATATTATGTCACTTGTTGTTTAAAGAAAAATCACTAAGGCgcacactcacatacatactcacatacatacgcacacacacacacgcacacacacacacacacacacacacatgcacacacatacacacatacatgcacacatatacacgGGTCTATTGATGAGGTAGATTgatataaactacaaaacaacAAGGTCCCGAATACTTACAGTTTTCCCTATTCAGGCAGCAGGTTGTTACCAACAAGGTGTTGCAGTGTTACTCTTGGAGTGTTCGTGTAAAGTTTGAATGTACAGGCTGTTTGTCGTCTAACTTCTCTCTCAACCAACTGGGAAGTGTCCATGTAAAGTTTGAATGTACAGGCGGTTTGTCGTCTAACTTCTCTCTCAACCAACTGGGCGTACTTTTCTGATCACGTAGATATCGTTGGACTGCGCATGCGCCTCGATAAAAAGTTAACCTTCTCTCATATGTCACGTGAGGTACGGAAGGCTGGCAAAGCGCCTTTCATTATTTTGCGTGATGATTTCATAAATTCCGTGAAAATATCAAACCTCGACCAAAAAAGTTGACAGACAATTATTGCAGTGATCACTTGGTTTTTCTTGTGCTAACTGTTAAGGCAAACAAATCTATGGCGAGTAGAGATATCCTGAAGTTACACCTGTGTGCTTAGATGTTCCTGTGAACCCGGGAGAGTGTTTACCAGGTACGGTGTCGACCTAACGAACGTGTGAGGTGATCAGGTGAAAGAAAGttcatttgatgattttgcgggggaggggggcggtagcATTTATCAATCTTTGCAAGAGGGGAGATATGATTCTGACACCTCACGGAGATATTTCTATTTACATGACAATACTAATCAAAAAGGGCCAAATATAAGGCGATGATACGCATAGATGTGGTATCTGTATGGAGGTTCCAACAAATTCGGTGTTGACTTCAGAAACATGTGAGGTAATAGAAGTTAAAGGACGGGTCATTTATATTATTTTGATGGAGAATGCAGTTTTCAAGATTTTGGCGTACTTTTCAACAAGACAGATGCACCATGGATTCCTGTTGAAAATATTAATGGTTAATTagttagtagtacatgtagttgctatAAATGATGGTTGATACGTTTGTAGGAGAGTATCTCTATGGTTGTATCAACACGTTTGGTTCCAATCGTTAAAAAGCTGACATGCCTCTTGTTCAGAGAGACCCTGAGAGGGGCGGTACCCGGTACAGTGTGGACTTTACGATAAGGCGCAGAACAGTTTACAGCAGGGTGCTGtgacatttattgatttttgttttattaagaGGCGCCTGCCTAAATTAATTTTACGTTGCTACTTGTGAGGATTTACaaatgactggtttattgacTATGTACTTACTTGGCAAAGTCAACAGTCACAAGTATGATGCATGTGTATGTAGGCTAGTTTTAGATGCTCATCCATGCATATTAGACAGTCTTAACGGTGAATTACGTATTGTACTGCCTCAGCGGTGTTTTGTGGCTATCCGCTAGTTAGCCAACGCCTTACACAGCCACACACAGTGTAATAATTGCCTTATGATTGGAGTTATCTTTCTTTCGTGCCTCCGTCTCCATATACTGACCTTGTGCACTCCGTAATGGTGTTTACCAAGCGCGGTGTTGATTCAGATATGTCTGAAGATGTAGGGACTTTGAAGGTGAAAGGTTAAAAATGGCTCACTTTAGttttgtggggagggggtgaTTAAgtaaaatttcaaatttttgctACAAGGAGAATACTTGTTAGTTATCACAAATGACAACATTTGGGGTTATGATGGCTTTTTATGAATGACACTATGAACACATGTCATCCNNNNNNNNNNNNNNNNNNNNNNNNNNNNNNNNNNNNNNNNNNNNNNNNNNNNNNNNNNNNNNNNNNNNNNNNNNNNNNNNNNNNNNNNNNNNNNNNNNNNAGGTTCGATAATGACTCAGGTAAATATTGAGGTGACCGTACGGCCGTACGTGATGTTAGCAACTTATGCTTGTTGGATGCATGTAATTTCGcaacattgcaacatttttgGCTACAAACGGAATACTATTTAGTTCTAagaaatgttaactttttttagtGCTTTTAATGAATGACACTATGAACAAAAATACCCTATTAGATAGTTAAGTAGTCGATTAGTTCACCCTTCGAGCCCATACAATCTGCGCTTCTTATCAGCCATTTGTCAACGGTTTGTTTGTCATCCATATAGCTTTACGTCCTTTACAGCcgcaaaaaaattaataaatgcCTTTTAAGTGTAGTCACCATGTGTCCGTACCCACCTTGTGAACTCCACAATAATGTTTACCAGGTCCAGTGTTGACTCGGGTAAATATTGAGAATACCTTACGGCCGTACGTGTGGTTAATGTCTTAAATAGGCGGCGCATTCCATGTCTCGGGGGAGGGGTGCTTGTGCCGAAAATAGCTTTGTGTATCGTGCGAAGTTTATAACGTAGGAGAATCTTTGATGAGAAATTAAGATAGGTCATGTGAAGCAAATAATTTTGCTTGTGCAGAGGTATAGATAAGAGCTCTGTGTGTCGTACAATGAGATATAACAATCCTCATCTCGGAAGTAAATAGTTCCTGTTGTAATTTTGATGGCAGTTCTCGCTCACCAACCCTGCAGTACCGACGATTCCCGTTAGGGTGACGAACTGCCGAGCACACAACAGGTTGCGGGCAGAGGTCAACTCACGGTTCAGTTctccttactgacccatgtacttatcaGCTCACTGTTGAGTActccttactgacccatgtacttatcggctcactgttgagttctccttactgacccatgtacatatcggctcactgttgagttctccttactgacccatgtacttatcggctcactgttgagttctccttactgacccatgtacttatcggctcactgttgagttctccttactgacccatgtacttatcggctcactgttgagttctccttactgacccatgtacttatcggctcactgttgagttctccttactgacccatgtacttatcggctcactgttgagttctccttactgacccatgtacttatcggctcactgttgagttctccttactgacccatgtacatatcggctcactgttgagttctccgaactgacccatgtacttaacggctcactgttgagtactccttactgacccatgtacttatcggctcactgttgagtactccttactgacccatgtacttatcggctcactgttgagtactccttactgacccatgtacttatcggctcactgttgagtactccttactgacccatgtacttatcggctcactgttgagttctccgAACTGACCCATGTATTTAtcggctgttgttgttgttttcgatGACTTTACGCCAGGTACGCTGTGTCCGACTGGAGTATTTCAGTCTTATGTGAACAGCTCTGAACATTAATTACAAGTAGCCTGACATTACAGGTATTATTCCTCGGTCTATACAATGCCATGTAATGCATATGAACATCACTAAACGGAAAGGTCGACGTAACAGAAAAACCATCATAATAAGATACGAAAGATACATAGATAACCTGAATACAAACACGATAGTTCATTCAATGGACACACGCTTTCTTGCAGCTTCTTTTTTGTTCACGAAAGACAGCACCTTGGCTATACCAGGAACATCATAATATAAAACTGAAAGACTGACAGCCTGATAAGAAGGCTGGTTTCTAACCTTCTCGTAAAGCAGTAGATGTAAGGGGGTGGGTAGAACAGACCTATCACTACCAGAGCTGGTCTCACAAATTGTGTAGAAAACTGCTGTGTCACGTCTTCAGGCGGTTTACTGGTTATAACATACCGGCAAAGTTCACCTGTTTCAGTTTTAGCATCGGGCCTCACAGTAAGGGGTTACATACTTGGTCATACATACCGTTTTTACCCAATTTTATTTCACTGCATCACAAGATTGAGAAGCAAGATATGTGTAGATATTTCTCAAAAGCACATTACTGTAAGCAATATTAGACGTGTATCAAGTAGCGAAGACTTAACATGTTACCTGTACAAAAGTTAATAACTGTTACGATTTTATGTAGTCAAGGTGGCATATGATATAAGTGATCCCAATTTGTTTCTTAAAACGTTTCTTGTTAGTTGTGACTAGAAAATCACCTTAAGAGTTTGCACCAGTCTTGCCTTTTGTCTATCAGGAATCTAGCAGATAAAAGCACATTTACCATATACCATTATTGCGATCTAGTCTTATTACTACACCAGCCCCATAAaaacaatgattgtaaaaaaaaagatgaaacctCTGTTGCATTAACCATTTTTGCTTAGCAAAACTATTACATCTTCAACCATTTAAGCATAATAatcaaatttcattttattaccTGATTGCAGAAATTTCAGACCCTGAACTGGTGCAGCAATGTTCATTTTGTTAAAgacttttaaactttaaaccAGTGTTGCCTTTTGGCCTGTCCTGGATCttgatgaattaaaaaaaaaacttcctgtGTCCTTTGAACTACTCTGCGTGGCTGTATCAGCATTGTTCTCTGTAGATTTCTCCTGCTTGTTCCTTAATCTACACGAAAACTTGACAAATCTGGTGCTGTTAACCGTCTCCAATCCATACGTCAAGGTTTTGAATCAGTTCTTGCGAGCCTGTGAACAAGAGCAACAAACATGTCATCAGCACGATAGAATTCAACGTAACATTTCCATATAGAATGACATTGTGTGACAGAGTTACATGCAGTTTAAATGGACAGATTGTATATATTTAACCAATCGGgtgcctggtatccagcctgtTCTAGCTTCAGTTCACTCTTCTGTTTGCTTCCCTTGTAGGATTAGATGAGGGCTGGGCAGACTAATGTTTTGTCGGCTTGGATCTGGCCATTGGCGACAGTCTGACATGTTCGTTAGGACACATAACAGCAAGTGAATCTTTATTAGCCCGGATACACACAACCGAGAATGGCCGTCCTACCGTCCCCCAACCATGGTGCGAGCGTTTCTGGTACTATGtaggtcggctggtgttcgacGCGGGCGGCTGATATCAGTGTACTTCTCACTATGCTGATATGCGGATGCGCCAGccgaattttgaaaaaaattcgaAACACTCAGCTGTGAATCGGAGGTCTTGAACGGATTGGCTCCCATGGGTTGGGGGTAAGTCGCCAGTAATATGAAGTGTTTTGTCAAACTGCTCCTGACGTAAACGTACTACCAACCTTGGCTATATGTAACCTTGGCTATATGTAACTCTGTGGATGGTATGGTGGTTGATTCGTGTGTGTGAACACCGGGCCATAGAAATTGTTGAGATGAATTTTTTGGTAGAATTTCAAAATTGGGCTGGCATCCACCATTTTCGAagcttgggtaccatccgggtaatAGTTCGCTCCTATATTCGCTTctgcagagaagcgactgtatatagtgcatAATAAATGTCCGAGccagaagcgactgtatatagtgtgtaGGAAATGTCAGAGCTagctactttccggatggtaccaaggctaccCTTTCCTAGCTTCGCATCGCTCCTGTGATTTCTTCCATAGCCAGATATTCAGCAGGCAAGTGATCGGTAGGAGCGAGCTGAAGATTAATTGAATATGGTGGACGTCAAGAGGCTACTTATCTTTGCTGGATAACAGGGCGATCagcaaataaaaatgttttgttgttaccttCATCACATCGATGATTGCCTGTAGAATGTCCTCTTTACTGGACCTGCTGGTCACGGTAATGAGATGGTCTGCACACTCTGGAGATCAAAggcatgaaatatttacacTGCAAAACGAAAAGCGGGATTTACCACTAACAATAAATGCCAGGTAATGATTGCTTTTGTCATTTGATAATGATTGTTTCAACGATTATCAGACCTTTATGGGCAACCATTTCCAGACGTACATATTTGACTTACCTTGGGACATAACCTCGTAATAGCTTAAATAACACTAGCGACAGATACATGCAGGGAATCTTTACCGGCGCTGTGTATCGCCCAATCAACCATTCCCAGATTCACGCGGCATATATCATAGCTAGTGTGAGTGCAGAAGATTGCATGAAGTATGGATTACCCTGGAATGTGGGCCTGTCCTCCGGGGTCTGGCTCCAGCATGTCTGCATCAGCTGACTCACTGTGGCCACGTCAGGCAGGTCTGTAGGGACCAGGGTCATGTCAGGTCGCTGTCCTGACGTCACCGCAAGTCTGATGAGGGCAGAGTTCATAGCATCTGCAGATATGATGATAGAACAATTGGCAAATGCTTGGTAAGTTTTTCACTTgcgcaaatttgaaatattgcatTTGAGAATCATAAACTTGAAGATATTCAAAGTCTATTTAGAATTTACTAGAAGATTGGAATGCCTTGACATAAATTTAGACCAAGCAAATATCAGACAAAATGGCATATCGTGAACTCACTTCCATATGGCTCTGCTCTCGTAATGATCTCCCAAAGCAGCACACCaaaactgaaaaacaaaatacagtacTTTAGGAATGTCTAACGGGAAAAAATAttcatgtttcattttgttaatTAAGTGTATGATAAAGAATTTCCCTAGTACCTGTAGACATCGAACAGAGGTGTTGGGACGAGGTTGATATCCAAGAAGTACTCCGGTGGCGCATGCGTGATTGTGCTTCCTTCCGGGCTGGTTTGGGTGACAACGCGAGATTTCAGCTTCCACTTCGACAGCCCAAAGTCTGAAATCTGAAATGGAAAATTCACTTAAGTTTTCCATCATCTGTGCCTAAATGTAAAACCTTCAATTCGCTATTCAAGTGACCAGGTGGACATTTGTCCCTTACAATTAAAattgttaccttcacatggaaGTCCCCATCCAGTAGCACGTTCTCTGCCTTCAGATCACAGTGGAGAATCTGTGGGTTCTGGCAGTGCAGGAAAGTCATTCCCAGGGAGATCTCGTGCGCCATTCTCCACCTCAGGGCCCAGGGCACGTCCACATCCCACAGCAGCCCGGCCAGAGAGCCGTTCTCCATGTAGGGCATTACGATGGCGAAGTTTGGGTCCAGACACACCCCCAGCAGACTGATGACGTGGTCTGATCGGCTTCCCAGGTTCAGTTTCCTCGCCTCGGAGTACAG
The genomic region above belongs to Branchiostoma floridae strain S238N-H82 unplaced genomic scaffold, Bfl_VNyyK Sc7u5tJ_193, whole genome shotgun sequence and contains:
- the LOC118408574 gene encoding receptor-interacting serine/threonine-protein kinase 2-like, yielding MPYMENGSLAGLLWDVDVPWALRWRMAHEISLGMTFLHCQNPQILHCDLKAENVLLDGDFHVKISDFGLSKWKLKSRVVTQTSPEGSTITHAPPEYFLDINLVPTPLFDVYSFGVLLWEIITRAEPYGNAMNSALIRLAVTSGQRPDMTLVPTDLPDVATVSQLMQTCWSQTPEDRPTFQECADHLITVTSRSSKEDILQAIIDVMKARKN